A single genomic interval of Oreochromis aureus strain Israel breed Guangdong linkage group 12, ZZ_aureus, whole genome shotgun sequence harbors:
- the LOC116325171 gene encoding granzyme K-like translates to MFCLKNFTAVLSCVLLFIIQPGRGSEIINGKEVVPHSLPYMAYVTSPNSFCGGTLIHPQWVLTAAHCTGINKVTLGAHSIKKQEENSKQIQEVVTHVPHPNYTSVVLGYDLMLLKLNKPAKKTGAVKWLKLCKARDPAAGSTCLVAGFGVTENSDASDVLMSVNVTVVDRQKCNSRDYYNHRPEITRDMICAGSDGTNVADTCQGDSGGPLLCDGALVGVTSFGAGCGVIKNPGVYSFVSRKQLQWIKETLKSA, encoded by the exons atgtTCTGCCTGAAGAATTTCACTGCTGTCCTCTCATGTGTGCTCCTCTTCATCATCCAGCCAG GTCGTGGTTCTGAGATTATTAATGGGAAAGAAGTTGTGCCACACTCACTGCCTTATATGGCTTATGTGACAAGTCCAAATTCTTTCTGTGGAGGGACATTAATCCATCCACAGTGGGTCCTGACAGCTGCCCACTGCACTGG taTTAATAAGGTGACTTTGGGAGCACACTCCAtcaagaaacaggaagaaaattcTAAACAGATCCAAGAGGTTGTGACACACGTTCCTCATCCCAACTATACCAGTGTAGTTCTGGGCTACGACCTCATGTTGCTCAAG cttaacAAACCAGCAAAGAAAACCGGGGCAGTCAAATGGCTCAAGTTATGCAAAGCCAGAGACCCGGCAGCTGGCAGCACGTGTCTGGTGGCTGGATTTGGAGTAACTGAAAACAGCGATGCATCAGACGTCCTCATGTCTGTCAATGTGACTGTGGTGGACAGACAGAAGTGCAACTCTCGTGATTATTACAACCACAGACCTGAGATCACCAGAGACATGATATGTGCTGGTTCAGATGGTACAAACGTCGCTGATACCTGTCAG GGGGATTCAGGAGGGCCGCTGTTGTGCGATGGAGCGCTGGTTGGAGTCACTTCTTTTGGAGCGGGTTGTGGTGTCATTAAAAATCCTGGAGTCTACTCGTTTGTCTCAAGGAAACAGCTACAGTGGATCAAGGAAACATTAAAGTCAGCttaa